The DNA sequence aCTAAtgtcttctctcattctctctctccctcacacacacacacacacacacacacacacacacacatgcaagttaTGCACTTTCCCATTCAGGAACGTATGTCCACAGACTCtttacatatttacatacattTTCTCATTCCCACTcatactctctgtctctctctctctctctctctctctctctcactctcacactcacactcacactcacactcacactgctgtACCTTTCTTAAATTGTTCCAGCATAGCGTCTAGTTTGGTGTCGGTGAACACGCAATGTAGCGGGTGTTTGTAGAACTGCGTGATGGTTTTCAGACGCGTGCAGTCGTCTGGATCCACGAACGCCAGATCCTTGACGAACAGGATGTCCACTATGTTGGAGCGCTCGTTCTCGAACACCGGGATGCGCGTGAAGCCGCTCTGCATGATGTCGGTCATGGTGTAGAAGTCGAGCAGCGCCTCCGACGAGAGCATGAAGCAGTCGTTCAACGGCGTGAGCACGTCTTCCACGGTTTTGGTCCGGAGCTCGAGCGCGCCCTGGATTATGTTCAACTCTTCTTTCACGAGATCGTGGTATGGGTCCGTCACTCGCAACATGGCCAGCAACTTTTCGCGCGTGTAGAAGTTGCTGATCTCCTGGTGTAGCATGTTGTCTAGCAGCTTGCTGATCGGGTACGTTACCGGGAACGACACAAGCATCAGCAGCCTCGTGAACCAGATGGTTTTGGAAGCGATGGCAAGTCCGTGTCGCGAGGCCACCGAGTGCGGTAGAATCTCGCCGACGAAAAAGATGGCGAAGGTGCACGTCGCTATGGAGACGAGCGTCATGCCCAATATTTGGCACATCCAGATCACCAGGTACGTGTTGGCGAGGACGTTGGCCAACACAAGCGTGCAGAGCACGTAGTTCCCGTGCTTGCGCACCGACTCGATCTTCTTGGCGTGCTTCTGCTCCTTCTCGGTGCCGCTGCTCATCAGCACGCGCAGCTCTACCGGGTCCAACGCGAGCATGCTGATGTTGAGTCCACTGAAGAGCGCGGACAGCGCGAGCAGCAACACCGACAGCGTCACCTGCAGCCACGCATCCGGCTGCGGCGGCcgctccaccaccgccacccaAAAGTCCCGCGTGCGGAAATGCTCCCACTTGACGCCGTCGAACGCACACATGGAGTAGAACTTGAGCTTCTCGCCGCGGCGAAGCTCCTTCGCGAACAGCTCCACGAGGATGGAGTTGTGGTGGCTCGAGGCGGAACGGAACGAGCCCAGGAGCTCGATGTCAGAGCTGCGCGCGCTCTCCTCGGCGCACGGGTTCGGCTGCAGTTGCCCCTGTCGGCCCGGTTGCGGCTCCTCGATGAACGCGATCCAGGGCGCGGCAGCCGCGTCGGATCTACCGCTGACGCTGACGCTCCGGTTGAACCTCTGCGGAGTTGTTGCGGCATAGTAGACGCGCAGCGTGAATCGCGTGCCCTCCGTCGCCTTCAGCACCCCGTCCTGCACGGACAGCTCCGCTCCCGTGTCCTCGGGACGAAAGCCCAGCAGCGCCCGGCTCCGCGTGGGCAGCGGCGAGGCGAACAcgagcagcagcggcagcaggcaGCGGCTCGGGATGCGGAGCGCGAGGCGAGCATCCGCTGCAGCCGCGGCCATCATGCTGACTGTGTCAGCGAAGGACATCGGTGCGAGCTTTTTCAGTCACGTGGCGATCGCGCCCCGCATCGGTTCAGATCGATGGAACAGCTGGAGTTTTGCGTGTTCAAAAGAGCTTCGCGTGAGAGGTCCTCAGCATGTGCCTAAAAAAAAGACACTCCGGTGACGTAATGCCATTTTCTGTTAAGGAACCACGATCATCTCGTGCGTGTGTCCTCTGCAGCGGAGACAGCGAGCGAGCGGCCAACCCCAGCTCACCAGACTACACGAGCGCTCTGCCTCCGTTTGTTTGTCGGGACCAGCCTGCGCGTTCGCCCCGTGCTATAGGCTGACATGGTCGCGAGAGATTTCAAATTAGTTTCGCGGACCGTGTCTGCCTCCGGTGTGACAGTTATGTTGACGTCAGCAACTCAACCCAAATGTCAGATgtcccgcgtgtgtgtgtgtgtttcgcttCAGGCTTTCAAGGTCAATGTGAAGCGCGAGCTGCTACTCTGACAGGGTGCTCAGGGTACTCTTACAGGGCAGCACATTACTCGTGTTGGTCCGTGGAACacgtggaacacacacacacacacacacacacacacacacacacacacacacacacacacacacacacacacacacacacacacacacacacacacacacagcagttgtaTAGGCTGGGCCGCGTTTAATCACACCGAAGACCGAATAGATTTGCCTACGTCTCAGGGCCAGTGAGATCTCCATCCACATTCCTTCGCTGCAGCTGATTGGTCCAAACTCAGTAACTGCAGCCTCATCaaacggaggaggagaggaactgCGGTAGTTCCGTCATATCCAGATcgaccactaggtggcagtattGACAGCTATTTCGCCAGGAACTTGAACTTGGCCTCATTACGTAAATGCTCCCGTAACTTACAGTAAGTCCAAAGGGGGAAATGAGGAGGGCATGTTTGTGTTCTCCTGCCCTGCGCATTCTAAAAAGTGCCCTTCTTTGACACTCTGGTTTATAAAGAGATGTAATAGATACAAATCTTTGAGATTAgctggagtcaaattccttgtttgtttacgcaagcctggccaataaaaaaatattctgaTTGAGATGAAATAGAATGTGCAGTAGAATAGAAATGCCACAGACTGTTCAGAATGAATCTCCCACATCTCCTtaccattagtgtgtgtgtgtgtgtgtgtgtgtgtgtgtgtgtgtgtgtgtgtgtgtgttcgtgtgtgtgaatCCTGTGAATCTTGGCTGCTGTGGTGTATGTGACTCAGTGCATCtgggctgatggtgtgtgtgtgtgtgtgtgtgtgtgtgtgtgtagggcctgtgtgtgtgtgtgtgtgtgtgtgtgtgtgtgtgtgtgtgtgtgtgtgtgtgtgttcgtgtgtgtgaatCCTGTGAATCTTGGCTGCTGTGGTGTATGTGACTCTGTGCATCtgggctggtgtggtgtgtgtgtgtgtgtgtgtggatcctgTGCACCTTGGCCAATTCAACCACATATTCACACTTTCATCTCAATTGTGTTTTCTATAAGCCATCTGAACCGACAGCTGCCTTGAACAGgcctgtctttgtctttgtgtgtgtgtgtgtgtgtgtgtgtgtgtgtgtgtgtgtgtgtgtgtgtgtgtgtgtgtgtgtgtttgaaattgtgtgtgtgtgtgtgtgtgtgttgggggggggggggggggggggtgagactcTCTGCGGCAACACCGGCAGGCCTCAATTAAGCAGCATTTCACACGCTCGCTCTCCTATTAGGCTCAAGCCACTAATGGTGACTTAGCAGAAGAAGTCCCGGGGGCGCGAGACTATGGAGACGTGATCCGACAGGCAACAACAATTAACACGCGCCCCACCGACCAAGGTGTGACTACGCGGCATCTTCACTGGACTCTGGTGACATTTCCCGCGCCTTGCATTCTCGCGAAATAACAGGGCAGCTAAAAAACTAATTTGACCGCTCGTGGCTCTCGGCTACATCTTACGGGGCCCAGCGGGGTTTTTGAGAAGACAACAGCCTCTCGCGGGCCGCAGCTTAAGACGCGGTCGTATTTTAATTTACTATTATTATAATCCGTTTTGTGCAGAGACGAAAAAGTCAACGCGATAATGCACGAGAAAAAGTAGATCGGATTTCGATAAGACAGAGATACACCAGCAGGCCTTGGCTCGCGCTAATGTAAACCATCCGGGTGAGCGAGCGAGCCCGTACAGTATCCCGGTCCGACGCTAAAAGCCTCCAGTGAGTAGCACGCGCTCTAGATCTGTCTCTCAGCCGCTTTCGCACGCTGTTGCCTACTCACGGGCGGCCAATAACACCGACAGCCATCCGGTCACCGGCACGTAAGTATGAATGTTCTCACGAGGTTTGCGCTTACAACTTAGAACAGGACGTCGGCGTGACTTTATTTGTAGATATTGTAATAGTGTCAGATTTAAATAACATAATTCcgtataataataacaacaataataataataattatgataataatagtatGAAGTTATCTAAATAAAGTGAAGCCTTGTCGACTTGTCGTTGGTTTACTTATATGGACACGTTGAAATGTTTTGTTGCCTTTGTAGTCGTTCGCTGCCagtgacaaaaaaaatagaaagaaagtaAGCAGCAAGCTATACCCGtagttctttgtgtgtgtgtgtgtgtgtgtgtgtgtgtgtgtgtgtgtgtgtgtgtgtgtgtgtgtgtgtgtgtgtgtgtgtgtgtgtgtgtgtgtgtgtgtgtctcagcaagCTACTCGTAGCTCTGGTTTAACTCCAGCTCTTAGGACCAACCACACGTCGCTGCGTTTATAAGGCCAGTTCAGCCGTTTTCACCAAACATTATTAGACCGTTAACGACTCTTAACGCGAAAGCCTCGTTTCAGAAAGGTTATGACACATACGTTAGAAAGCTGTGCTAAACGGCTGCTATTACTGTTTTAAGGGACATAAATATTTACAAGTGTTTATCTTAATGTGTGCTCTAGGACTTTATCAAGCCACGCGCCACAGTTAAAATCTGAGAAAAATCTTTGGGgtccaagaaaagaaaaacatcttCTGTTTTGCCTTGTAGTGAATATATTGTTTTTTAACGAGTATTATTGTGTGCAGTCTATGTGATTTTATCGAAACTTTTAAAAACAACCAAAGAACTATAAGACACAAGACACTCTTTAGGCTACATTCTTTCAGTTTGCGCTCAACTCGCAACTCGCATCTCGAGAAGGCACCGCGTGCAAGGCCCATCACGGTTAATCAGATGCACGTGCGAGCTGGTGTCCTGGAGAAAGAAATTTAAAACATTGTCTCTTTTCATatgataaaaaaacaacatcaaaagaGTTATGATGGCTCGCGGGTCTGATGGATGGCCGCCGTCTCCGTTAGAGCAGGCCGAGCTCGAGGAGGGCTGCGTCTGCCAAATGTTACCAACCTCGTGCTCCAGGTAGCGGACTATATCAAAAGCTTCACGTGGACAGCACCGCAGTGGGAAGCCCTGTTTCTGATGTTCGCCGCCATGTGAAAAAGGgcagaattattattattattttattttttttggtcgTTGCCGACATAGGCTGTGAGCGCGTGGGAAAAGTCTGCCTTGAAGACTCTGGGACTAGGACAGCATGATGTGATTAGGAAATATATCTTAGACACATACAACATCAATTTGATTGTAGTGTGATTCCGGTTAGGAGCCGTGACCAAACGCGCAGACCCGTGACTTGACCTGGGAGCGACCGGGCAAGCACGAGCGCCGCTCTCCGAGTTGCGTTGTCGCGGGAGCTCACGCGACGGACAGGGTCACCTCCGTTTCCCGTCCAATAGGCTGCCATCACATCACACTTCGGAAGAAAGGCCAGATATTCGCAGCCATAAGTAAACATCCGAAAATTTGAGAGCACGCtaagaacaaaaacattataGTTTAATCACCACATAGACTACGCCGCCTCAAGGTGAATGCATCACAGTTATCCTTCGTTACAcatcacacattacacatacagatacaatacacacacacacacacacacacacacatacagttcttCGTTAAACTGTTTTGACGGTGGCGTTGGAAAACGAACAGACCACGAGTTCGTGTATTTGAgagaacatttttaaaaagtcatTCATGGTCATTTTAAACCTATTTTACCGATGGATATTTAGTTATATTAGGCTATACATAGAAGtctgcaataataataattaggctataatgaaaataataacaacaacaacaacaacacaaataatactaataatgatAGCTGTGATAATACTTAAAGttcatatttaaaaatatattttagtaTAAAGCATTAATATTATTTATGTTTTAATGGGAAAATCATTTAACATTATATTTATTCAagtgcttttgtttttatttctccaAATAGGCCTAGTCTAAGTTCATAATTGTTTGACCTTTTAATAATGCTTTATTGTGATACCAAAGTGAGACCATCATCTGTTTTAATATACTTTATTGTGATAGCAAAGTAAGACCATAATCTGTTTTAtctagcctatttcaggttgttTCCCTTCATAGAATTCATGCCGTGTTAGCTGACGTGATGGGTGTAGTTTGATGATTTTAGGAACATTTAATCAAAATGTTTATAAAGTTTCGTGATTTCATGAGTAAGTTAGTGCAGcaccatgataaaaaaaaaggggggggggcgcaacctttctccctctctcacgcacacacgcgcgcgcgggCAGACgcagtgcatgcgtgtgttgaACTGCGCTTCAGGAGAAGGTCGGTCATAAACATTCCTTACACGAGTCTGTTCTCATGTcacagagagcgagcgagtcaGTGACAAGAGAGGAACACCGGATACTCACTCACAGACCCACGAGGACCCACCTACACACCTGCGTGACCCGCGCGATGTGTTCATTCTGCACGTGGAACGGAACCTCAACATTCCCTTGCCTATGAGAGCCATTAGGAATGCGCGCGGACTCATTAGAACGGCCACAGGCACAGCAGAGGAAACAACAGCCCTGGAACACCACACCACGTGACCCAGCCGTATTTTTTTAATGAATCATTTCTCCGGTCCTTTACCGTTAAAGACAGGACGCTTGTTGATCACATTTTAGATGGATTATCAGACGCTTTTATCCCAAGCGATTTATGAATGAGGAGTAATATTCAAGCCACAACGCAAAGGAGACCACAGGTAaacataaataggcctaatgctACAATAAATACTACTTGCAGAAGTAAAGGCTGAGAGTACTCGTTCGTAGCCTACTCGGGGTTTGTCACGGATGTCCCGGCGGTAGTGCTGAGGTGTGTCGCCGGTGTGTTGAGTTCGTTCAGGAGGGCCAAGACTGAGAGCGCCTCTCACCTTTAAGAGAAACGCGACGCCGATCCGTTCGGGAGGGGCGGATTTTTGGCACGAGAGAACGAAGAGGTAGGGCCCCGGGCTGGATCGCGTCTCCTTCGCGAGCCTCTGGCTcagggggcggggggttgtCCGTCGGGGAGGGGCGGAGATGGAGGGGACACGGACCGACGCGGAGATACAAACCAATATCCTCGCACAGGGAAAGGGACACTCGGTCCAAAGGTAGTCTCGTGATAACGCTTCTCTCTCCGCACGCACCAACGCAGGGTCTCACCCGCGCGCGTCTTCGTCCCGGTATTCCCGTAAACAAAGATGCCCAGACCACTGCTAACGGCGAGCTTCGGCTCGAGCCTGTGGCTCGCTCTGATGGTGCAGTCCCTGGTTTCTTCCACAGCTACGTACAAGAGACCGGTCAACGGAGGCAAGCGCCCGGGCTTCCTCGAGCGAACGCTTATCCTTCTGGATGTGCACACGCGGGGCCCCGTGAAGGTTCTGAATGAGAACTTTCTGTCGCTGCAGCTGGACCCCGCGATCATCAAGGACGGCTGGCTCGACTTCCTGAGGTAAATAAAGTCTTATTAGTTATCCCCAGTGCTCGTGGTGCTATCAGGCTGCCCCGAGGGGCGCGTGAATGAAAGTGTGTTTAGTTCCTTTCAGAAGTTGTTATCGGCGGCATCCGTTATATAGAAAAGCTTCATGTTTTGTGAAAGGTGAGAGCTGGTTTGTGCAGATTCGGGTGTCCGTCTGGGATTTGAATGGGAGATGAGACGCCAGCAGCAATGCTAACGGACCGCTGgcatcccccctccacacatactcactcgccctctctctctctctctctctctctctctctctctctctct is a window from the Sardina pilchardus chromosome 18, fSarPil1.1, whole genome shotgun sequence genome containing:
- the LOC134064476 gene encoding metal transporter CNNM1, which encodes MSFADTVSMMAAAAADARLALRIPSRCLLPLLLVFASPLPTRSRALLGFRPEDTGAELSVQDGVLKATEGTRFTLRVYYAATTPQRFNRSVSVSGRSDAAAAPWIAFIEEPQPGRQGQLQPNPCAEESARSSDIELLGSFRSASSHHNSILVELFAKELRRGEKLKFYSMCAFDGVKWEHFRTRDFWVAVVERPPQPDAWLQVTLSVLLLALSALFSGLNISMLALDPVELRVLMSSGTEKEQKHAKKIESVRKHGNYVLCTLVLANVLANTYLVIWMCQILGMTLVSIATCTFAIFFVGEILPHSVASRHGLAIASKTIWFTRLLMLVSFPVTYPISKLLDNMLHQEISNFYTREKLLAMLRVTDPYHDLVKEELNIIQGALELRTKTVEDVLTPLNDCFMLSSEALLDFYTMTDIMQSGFTRIPVFENERSNIVDILFVKDLAFVDPDDCTRLKTITQFYKHPLHCVFTDTKLDAMLEQFKKGKSHLAIVHRVNNEGEGDPFYEVMGIVTLEDVIEEIIKSEIVDETDLYTDNRNKRRVSHHERKQQDFSLFKLSESDMKVKISPQLLLATHRFLATEVEPFRSSHLSEKILLRLLKHPSVMQELKFDDRNKRSPHHFLFMRNKPVDYFILILQGRVEVEVGKEGLRFENGAFTYYGLPAITSLMPAVHRSPSRSSGLNRSDSTLHACSLGQLSTGGGAYLPDYSVRQLTNLQVVKVTRGHYQNALTAMRMDSSPQTPDAETQGGHPAGPETRSHSIALPLTHTRPHHTHLNTATHSPQPQDSDSTSSLNERNRIVRSKSDGQRSPSDSVFLRMEEIPYSSRENTHQDTHTTANPFLNRFRSEFFEL